In Juglans regia cultivar Chandler chromosome 13, Walnut 2.0, whole genome shotgun sequence, the following proteins share a genomic window:
- the LOC118344230 gene encoding uncharacterized protein LOC118344230: MDSQLHGVHSFTTLLQEGEESYNDYLLTSLNDLESQVTPPNPKQGIARKTKSRQGNFSPKEDNLLVSAWLNTSLDPINGVDQSKHSFWARVHEYYEKNKKPTSCEGSSSPLTNRWSTIQHATNKFCGALAQIEGRSPSGVTEQDKIEQAKELYRSNQSATFNFLHYEDTISPSIDVNLERPIGKKAEKKRKRQDNTSSNLADLVTKMREDKKRANAEKGEDRKELIRLTKERLDLDQRREENELMRMDTSSLPPMQQEYFCSLQFEILEKQRSRKS, from the exons ATGGATTCACAACTCCATGGAGTTCATTCCTTCACTACCCTCTTACAAGAGGGGGAAGAAAGCTACAATGACTACCTCCTCACATCTTTGAATGACTTAGAATCTCAAGTTACTCCACCCAACCCAAAACAAGGGATTGCTAGAAAAACTAAATCTAGACAAGGAAACTTTAGTCCAAAAGAGGACAACTTACTAGTGTCAGCTTGGCTTAATACTAGTTTGGACCCAATCAATGGGGTTGATCAATCTAAACATTCATTTTGGGCTAGAGTTCATGAATAttatgagaaaaacaaaaaacccacATCTTGTGAAGGTAGTTCCAGCCCTCTCACAAATAGATGGTCTACCATCCAACATGctacaaataagttttgtgggGCCTTAGCTCAAATTGAAGGAAGGTCTCCAAGTGGGGTTACTGAGCAAGATAAG ATTGAGCAAGCAAAGGAGCTCTATCGAAGTAACCAGTCCGCAACATTCAACTTCCTTCATT ATGAAGACACTATATCTCCATCTATAGATGTAAATCTAGAGAGACCCATTGGAAAGAAGGCTGAAAAGAAGCGAAAGAGGCAAGATAATACCTCTTCCAATCTTGCTGATTTGGTAACTAAAATGAGAGAGGATAAGAAGAGAGCAAATGCTGAGAAGGGAGAAGATAGGAAAGAGCTTATCCGCCTTACAAAAGAGAGGCTTGATTTGGATCAACGGAGAGAAGAGAATGAACTTATGAGGATGGACACCTCAAGTTTACCTCCAATGCAGCAAGAGTATTTCTGTAGCCTCCAATTCGAAATACTTGAGAAGCAAAGGTCTAGAAAGTCATGA
- the LOC118344231 gene encoding uncharacterized protein LOC118344231, which yields MACGLINQCIRSLWFSVVMNGVSKGFFPAGRGLRQGDPISPYLFIMVEEILYRMIKKAFLDGKILPFYHLRGTPIVSHLLYADDIVIFANGNKASMKSISKILELYEDWSGQIVSKAKSSFIFSKRISLHRRRSTLSITGFVKGTLSFEYLGIPIISRRLKAIHLDDLLRVKDCRVESGWDVSLIQRLIGERHSVVILRTLCNAKVGEDILVWTGNSDGKFSTHNAWDILRVRSPKVGIYIASKCDCCVNGGYEDQNHALAGGDFVQEIWKKAVVLVCLNYVPRQDWHNTISMWFGTSTISHDDEVILQSLNIPIKPPKTKSMHIVKWLQPIQDRVKLNVDGSSLGNLGRLGARRVIRDHSGKLIRCFAEHIGIGSSNYAEGMGLLLDYGL from the exons ATGGCCTGTGGTCTTATAAATCAATGTATTCGTTCTCTGTGGTTCTCTGTAGTGATGAATGGAGTTTCAAAAGGTTTTTTTCCAGCTGGGCGAGGTTTACGCCAAGGCGATCCGATCTCGCCATATCTCTTTATTATGGTGGAGGAGATTCTTTATCGCATGATTAAAAAAGCCTTTTTGGATGGCAAGATATTGCCTTTCTATCACCTTCGAGGTACGCCTATTGTCTCTCATCTCCTTTATGCCgatgacattgtgatttttGCAAATGGGAATAAAGCATCTATGAAGTCCATCTCTAAGATTTTAGAGCTCTATGAAGATTGGTCGGGCCAAATAGTGAGTAAAGCtaaatcttcttttattttttccaagaGGATATCTTTGCATAGGAGAAGATCTACTCTTAGTATTACTGGTTTTGTTAAGGGTACTTTATCGTTCGAGTATCTTGGCATTCCTATTATATCTAGAAGACTTAAGGCTATTCATCTTGATGATCTG CTTAGAGTGAAGGACTGTAGAGTGGAGTCTGGGTGGGATGTCTCTTTGATTCAAAGATTAATTGGGGAGAGACATTCGGTTGTTATTCTCCGTACGCTTTGTAATGCTAAAGTAGGGGAAGACATTTTAGTGTGGACAGGTAATTCTGATGGTAAATTTTCTACTCATAATGCATGGGACATTCTGAGAGTTCGATCTCCCAAG GTGGGCATTTACATTGCCTCCAAGTGTGATTGTTGTGTTAATGGCGGCTATGAAGATCAAAACCATGCTTTGGCAGGCGGGGATTTTGTTCAAGAGATATGGAAGAAAGCCGTTGTGCTTGTTTGTTTGAATTATGTTCCTAGGCAAGATTGGCATAACACTATTTCCATGTGGTTCG GTACGTCCACAATATCTCATGATGATGAGGTTATTTTACAAAGCCTCAATATTCCTATTAAACCACCGAAAACAAAATCTATGCACATTGTCAAGTGGCTTCAACCTATTCAAGATCGTGTGAAGCTAAATGTGGATGGCAGTTCATTAGGCAATCTGGGCCGTTTGGGTGCTAGAAGGGTAATAAGAGATCATAGTGGGAAGTTGATTAGATGTTTTGCAGAACATATTGGCATCGGATCAAGTAACTATGCCGAAGGGATGGGGCTCCTTTTGGATTACGGACTGTGA
- the LOC108988491 gene encoding mitotic spindle checkpoint protein MAD2, whose product MASRTVAKDIITLRGSAAIASEFFGYAANSILYNRGVYPEESFVKVKKYGLPMLLTQDEGVKSFVANLTAQLSEWLEAGKLQRIVLVIMSKATNEVLERWNFSIETDSEVVEKGVSREKSDKEIMREIQAIMRQIASSITYLPCLDEPCVFDVLAYTDKDVAVPFTWIESDPKLIANPQMVKLHSFDTKIHKVDTLVSYKNDEWDEQ is encoded by the exons ATGGCTTCAAGAACAGTCGCTAAAGATATCATCACCCTTCGAGGTTCAGCGGCAATTGCCAGCGAGTTCTTTG GGTATGCTGCAAACAG TATTCTCTATAATCGGGGAGTTTATCCGGAAGAAAGTTTTGTCAAGGTAAAAAAATATGGGCTTCCAATGCTGCTTACTCAGGATGAGGGTGTCAAATCCTTCGTTGCCAACTTAACCGCTCAGCTTTCCG AATGGCTGGAAGCTGGAAAGTTACAGAGGATTGTTCTTGTAATAATGAGCAAGGCTACCAATGAGGTCCTAGAAAGGTGGAACTTTAGCATCGAGACGGATAGCGAGGTTGTTGAGAAGGG TGTCTCAAGGGAGAAGAGTGACAAGGAAATCATGAGAGAGATTCAAGCTATCATGCGGCAGATTGCTTCAAGCATTACCTACTTGCCATGCCTCGACGAACCAT gtgtgtttgatgtgttggcATACACTGATAAAGACGTTGCAGTCCCATTCACTTGGATTGAGAGCGACCCCAAACTCATAGCAAATCCACAAATGGTCAAATTGCATTCATTTGATACCAAG ATTCACAAGGTTGACACGCTTGTTTCGTACAAGAACGACGAATGGGACGAGCAGTAG